The following proteins come from a genomic window of Anopheles ziemanni chromosome 3, idAnoZiCoDA_A2_x.2, whole genome shotgun sequence:
- the LOC131288731 gene encoding zinc finger protein Xfin, whose amino-acid sequence MCTKVLSCILCGQPNFPNVDALRVSLLKVTARPLKCPICGDELLGLDKLTIHLFGHSLLEDHQGAPNRQEVADEGNSIKSDSIRNDTSGSKAEGSSKSLRKVRRREPSSEAEVKRSENGTDIGLGKMSPAGGPLGGSNYCSMCDVEFRNPALLKMHQEVFHENGAAATSPARLGGGDKRFVCHICPKEFKMKGSLKIHMRVVHADGPKKLCLEGTHRANITHGRSSTTTTAVEAAPRNNDVMAKNDQLIPSPMSLQMLDQHQNIAIFHPPAASADGIGVPPPEPHIIQIIDPRQLAQVVYLPPNSSGTPSVDSGNIVGAQQFIQEATNASPRRIDSPSLPSSPQQPGQTDNPKQWECDVCRKTFTTKYFLKKHNRLHTGEMPYTCGICNKSFTFQQSYHKHLLYHSDEKPHVCSVCNRAFKELSTLHNHERIHSGEKPFACETCGKCFRQRVSYLVHRRIHTGLMPYKCSGCEKSFRYKVSQRTHKCPASPPGTVVRKTGDLLQKLLQSSSILPEGSSHPDTGNLFPVSPMEESNKQEVDYVNRTLDELVQGTYNKLGNIAGTCDSSATLYDHQTQQQPIYSISINEAQFKQPHPAQLEQVPAASNSPMDGSFPRIENLCLLSPSAFDSGQLEDLEGLKLDNGW is encoded by the exons ATGTGCACAAAAGTTTTATCGTGTATTTTGTGTGGGCAGCCCAATTTCCCAAACGTGGATGCGTTACGGGTCAGCCTGCTCAAAGTAACGGCGCGACCTCTAAAATGTCCAATTTGCGGTGACGAGTTGCTCGGTTTGGACAAACTGACCATCCACCTGTTTGGTCATTCGCTGCTCGAAGATCATCAGGGTGCGCCGAACCGACAGGAAGTGGCCGATGAGGGTAACTCGATCAAAAGTGATTCCATAAGAAATGATACAAGTGGCAGCAAAGCAGAAGGTTCGTCGAAAAGTTTGCGGAAGGTGCGACGGAGAGAACCATCATCCGAAGCGGAAGTGAAGCGTAGTGAAAATGGCACTGACATTGGACTGGGGAAAATGTCACCAGCTGGTGGTCCGCTTGGTGGCTCCAACTACTGCTCGATGTGTGATGTTGAGTTTCGTAATCCAGCACTTCTCAAGATGCACCAGGAAGTTTTCCACGAGAACGGAGCGGCTGCAACCAGCCCGGCCAGACTCGGTGGGGGAGACAAACGATTCGTTTGTCACATTTGCCCGAAGGAGTTCAAGATGAAAGGATCACTAAAAATCCACATGCGGGTTGTGCATGCGGATGGGCCAAAGAAGTTATGCTTAGAAGGGACTCATCGAGCGAACATCACACATGGACGTTCTTCTACTACCACGACGGCGGTTGAAGCTGCCCCCCGCAACAATGACGTCATGGCAAAAAACGACCAACTCATCCCCTCGCCGATGTCCTTGCAAATGCTCGATCAACATCAAAATATagccattttccatccacccgCAGCGTCCGCCGATGGAATTGGGGTACCACCCCCAGAACCGCACATTATTCAAATTATAGATCCTCGACAATTGGCGCAAGTGGTTTATCTTCCTCCCAATAGCTCCGGGACACCTTCCGTCGACAGTGGCAACATTGTCGGTGCGCAACAGTTCATACAAGAAGCTACTAATGCTTCCCCGCGCAGAATCGACAGCCCGTCACTGCCTTCCTCGCCCCAGCAACCGGGACAAACGGACAATCCAAAGCAATGGGAATGTGATGTTTGTCGAAAAACTTTCACTACGAAATATTTCCTCAAGAAACATAATCGACTCCACACAG GAGAAATGCCATACACGTGCGGTATTTGCAATAAATCGTTCACGTTTCAACAGTCCTACCACAAACATCTACTTTATCATAGTGATGAAAAACCACACGTCTGTTCGGTGTGCAATCGTGCCTTCAAGGAACTTTCTACACTGCATAATCACGAGCGGATACACTCCGGTGAAAAACCTTTCGCCTGCGAAACTTGTG GAAAATGCTTTCGCCAGCGCGTTTCTTACCTCGTGCATCGAAGGATACATACCGGGCTGATGCCGTACAAGTGTTCCGGATGTGAGAAAAGTTTCCGTTACAAGGTTTCCCAGCGTACGCACAAATGCCCGGCAAGTCCTCCGGGCACAGTTGTGCGGAAAACCGGTGACCTGCTGCAGAAATTGCTCCAGTCATCATCCATCCTCCCGGAAGGATCGTCCCATCCAGATACGGGGAATTTGTTTCCCGTCAGTCCTATGGAGGAGAGCAACAAGCAGGAAGTCGATTACGTGAACCGCACGCTAGACGAGCTTGTTCAAGGAACGTACAACAAGTTGGGTAACATAGCTGGAACATGTGATTCTTCTGCCACGTTGTATGACCATCAGACACAGCAACAGCCAATTTACAGCATCTCCATCAACGAAGCTCAATTTAAACAACCTCATCCTGCGCAGCTCGAACAAGTTCCAGCAGCGTCCAACTCGCCTATGGATGGCAGTTTTCCAAGAATAGAAAACCTTTGCCTCCTTTCTCCAAGCGCCTTCGATAGCGGGCAGCTTGAGGATCTGGAAGGATTGAAACTAGATAACGGGTGGTAA